Part of the Pseudomonas sp. Leaf58 genome is shown below.
CGGCGTGGCGCTCCAGGCCATGCGCGTTGGCTTGGGCAAGTATTGCTCGCGCAAGGCCTGGTTCTGCTCGAAGCCGCCAGAGGCCAGGATCACCCCGTGGCGGGCCTGCAGGTTGATGTCGCGGCCATCGCGGCACACCCGCACACCGGTGACCCGGCCGTGCTCCATCAGCAGCTCGCGGAAGTCGCTGTTCAACCACAGCGGTATGTTGCGGTCCATCAGCGAGCGGCGCAGCGAGCACACCAGCGAACTGCCCAGCGCAGCGCGGCGGTCGAAGCGGCTTTTGCGTCGCCATTTGAAGTCGAGTTTGTAGCGCAGCATCAACCGCAGGATCAACAGGCGCCAGCCAAAGCTGCGGGCCATGGCCTTGTGCGCATCGCGCGCGGTCCAGGCAATGCGCCCCATCAGCAGGGTCGACGGCGACGGCTTGCGCAGGTTGTCCAGTTCGGCGCCGAGCAGGCTGCTGTCGAACAGCTCCGGGTCAAGGGTGCGCCCGCCCGGCAAGGCACCGGGTAAGTGCGGGTAATAATCTGGGTATTTCGCCGCCACGGCATAGCGCACGCGGCTGCAGCGGGTCAACGCTTCGATCATTTTCGGGGCGTTGTCCAAGTAGGCCTGCAGGCGGGCCGGGTCGACTTGGCCGCCCGCAGCGGCATCGAGGTAGCGGCGTGCCTGCTCGACGCTGTCGTTGCCGCCCTGGCGCGCAAAGTAGTGGTTGTTGGGGATCCAGATGCCGCCCCCGGAGATGGCCGAGGTGCCGCCGAACTTGTCGCTCTTTTCCAGGACCAGCACGCTGAAACCCTGGTCGGCAAGAAACACCGCCGAGGTCATCGCACCGGCCCCCGAGCCGACCACTATCACGTCGTACTGGGTTTGAGACTGATCTTGAGCCGTCATTGTTGTTGTGCCATTCGCTAAGGTCAGGGAGATGCCGCCAGCGCCATCGAGCCTTTGCCGGCGGCGGGCATCCCATGATCGGCGCTGGCCGACGGGCACTCATCGTCAAAGCGGACTAGGCGCCCGCCTACCCTGCTGGCGTTACAGCACCGCCCTACGCGCGGCCCACGGGCGGTCCTGCTCCAACTGGCTGGCCAGGCGCAGCAGCACGTCCTCGCCGCCCAGCCGGGCGGTGAACAGCATGCCCACCGGCAAGCCGTTGTCGCTGTGCCCCAATGGCAGGGAAATCGCCGGCTGGCCACTGACGTTGGCCAGCACGGTGAAGCCGGCGCTGCCCATCGCCCGCTGGGCGTAGCTGTCCCACGGCTGGTCGAGGCTAAGCTGGCCCAACGCCGGGGTGAGGTTGGCCGTGACCGGCGACAGAATCACATCGAAACGGGCGAACGGTTGCTCCATGGCCGCGCCAATGCGCTCGAAACTTTGCCGCGCGCGGTACATCGCCTCGCCATTGGTGGCGCGGGCGCGCTCCAGTACCACCTGGGTGATCTGCTCCAGGTCGGCCGGGCCGGCTGCACGCCCCAGCAGCTGCTCGCGCTCGTGAACCAGGCTCGACAGCGCCGTGCCGATCACCGTGCCGTGGGCGCCGAACAATTCGCGCGGGTCCACCTTCAGTTGCAGCTCTTCAAGTTCATGCCCAAGGCCGAGCAACTGCTTGATCGTTTGTTCGAGGGTGGCAGCCACCGCCGCATCGAGTGGCGCCCCGGTCAGCGACTGGCGCACCACGGCCACCCGCAGCTTGCCCGGGGCACGCTGCAGTTCGTCTACATAGGGGCGCTCCAGAGGTGCGCTCCAGTAGGCACTGCCGGCCTCGTGCCCCTGCCCGGCATCGAGGAACAACGCGGTGTCACGCAACGTGCGCGATACCACGTTGCCGACGCTGGCGCCGAACCAGCCCTCGTAGTGCAGCGGGCCGCTGGGGGTGCGATAGCGGCTGGGCTTGAGCCCGACCAGGCCGCAGTACGACGCCGGGATACGGATTGAGCCACCGCCGTCGGTGGCATGCGCCACCGGCACGATCCCGGCCGCCACCGCCGCAGCCGCACCGCCCGATGAACCACCGGCGCTCATGGCCAGGTTCCACGGGTTGCGGGTTTGCCCCCACAGCAGCGATTCGGTGGTGGTGGTCAGGCCGAACTCCGGGCAGGTGGTCTTGCCGAACGGCACCGCGCCGGCCTGCTCGTAGCGGGCGATCAGGGTACTGGTGACACTGGCCGGCGGCGCGTCGCGGAACAGCCTGCAACCATTGCTGGTGGGCGTGCCTTGCAGGTAAGTGTTGAGGTCCTTGAGCAGCAGCGGCACCCCGGCCAGCGCGCCCTTGGCGCTGTCACCGGCACTGCGCCGGCGGGCCAGCAAAGCCCGTGCATAATCCTCGTGCAGCATGTTCACCGCCGCCACCCGGGGGTTGACGGCGGCATGCCGGGCCAGCGCCGCAGCCAGCAGCTCCTCGCCACTGAGGCGGCCAGCGCGCACCGCCTCGGCC
Proteins encoded:
- a CDS encoding amidase — protein: MTTQTPDPHTTPSDTTASWSRRSVLKASAVGVGVGLLGRFADAAGSGLSPADYQSLDAWAMAEAVRAGRLSGEELLAAALARHAAVNPRVAAVNMLHEDYARALLARRRSAGDSAKGALAGVPLLLKDLNTYLQGTPTSNGCRLFRDAPPASVTSTLIARYEQAGAVPFGKTTCPEFGLTTTTESLLWGQTRNPWNLAMSAGGSSGGAAAAVAAGIVPVAHATDGGGSIRIPASYCGLVGLKPSRYRTPSGPLHYEGWFGASVGNVVSRTLRDTALFLDAGQGHEAGSAYWSAPLERPYVDELQRAPGKLRVAVVRQSLTGAPLDAAVAATLEQTIKQLLGLGHELEELQLKVDPRELFGAHGTVIGTALSSLVHEREQLLGRAAGPADLEQITQVVLERARATNGEAMYRARQSFERIGAAMEQPFARFDVILSPVTANLTPALGQLSLDQPWDSYAQRAMGSAGFTVLANVSGQPAISLPLGHSDNGLPVGMLFTARLGGEDVLLRLASQLEQDRPWAARRAVL
- a CDS encoding FAD-binding protein produces the protein MTAQDQSQTQYDVIVVGSGAGAMTSAVFLADQGFSVLVLEKSDKFGGTSAISGGGIWIPNNHYFARQGGNDSVEQARRYLDAAAGGQVDPARLQAYLDNAPKMIEALTRCSRVRYAVAAKYPDYYPHLPGALPGGRTLDPELFDSSLLGAELDNLRKPSPSTLLMGRIAWTARDAHKAMARSFGWRLLILRLMLRYKLDFKWRRKSRFDRRAALGSSLVCSLRRSLMDRNIPLWLNSDFRELLMEHGRVTGVRVCRDGRDINLQARHGVILASGGFEQNQALREQYLPKPTRMAWSATPPGNNTGAALQAGLAQGAATALMDWAWWAPTIAVPGEDKPRGIFAERAFPGAIVVNGHGQRFVNEAAPYLEFVDAMHRDNTRSGGRSVPAWVIFDGHFRFNYAMGPLMPAQVMPDSRLRKEWRDTLYWKADTLEALAGKIGIDAQGLASTVDKVNDYARSGVDLDFGRGGNVFDRYYGDCNIKPNPCLAPLRKGPYYAMRLDAGDIGTKGGLLTNAQAQVVREDGSAIAGLYAIGNCSASVMGTSYPGAGGTLGPAMTFAYVAANHLAAQRRERV